A DNA window from Methanococcus voltae PS contains the following coding sequences:
- a CDS encoding CBS domain-containing protein, whose amino-acid sequence MNLEVSVTEAMSAPVKTVGLDTTLYEVANTLKEHGIGCLIALNDLQKPVGIITEKDLVLNVVARNLKSKEITVREIISSKKLISISPKSTVMDAAKKMDELTVKRLPVIDGDKLFGIITVSDITKVSPELFNLLLEASIIHNNENEYDFVKKEEMTGICEVCGAHDSVNFVNGKYVCRNCLESGFQSKEEEMNEYEKYSENYEDYEDYEEYQNEDLKE is encoded by the coding sequence ATGAATCTCGAAGTTTCAGTTACGGAAGCAATGAGTGCTCCTGTAAAAACCGTAGGGTTGGATACTACACTATATGAAGTGGCCAATACACTAAAAGAACACGGAATCGGTTGTTTAATTGCTCTCAACGATTTACAAAAACCTGTAGGAATAATTACCGAAAAAGATTTAGTTTTAAACGTAGTTGCTAGAAACTTAAAATCAAAAGAAATAACCGTTAGGGAAATAATAAGTTCTAAAAAATTGATATCCATCTCTCCAAAATCCACAGTGATGGATGCAGCTAAAAAAATGGACGAATTAACAGTTAAAAGATTACCTGTTATCGATGGAGACAAACTATTTGGAATTATCACAGTTAGTGACATAACAAAAGTTTCACCAGAGTTATTTAACTTACTTTTGGAAGCTTCAATAATCCATAATAATGAAAATGAATACGATTTCGTAAAAAAAGAAGAAATGACTGGTATTTGTGAAGTTTGTGGAGCTCATGACAGTGTAAACTTTGTAAATGGGAAATACGTATGTAGAAACTGTTTGGAAAGTGGATTCCAAAGTAAAGAAGAAGAAATGAACGAATATGAAAAGTATTCTGAAAATTACGAAGATTACGAAGATTACGAAGAATACCAGAACGAAGATTTAAAAGAATAA
- a CDS encoding CBS domain-containing protein gives MKITSVINPEKQIIKLFPTTSIIDALTIMNNKNVRRLTVVDAGTNRVVGVLTNTDIVNLFGGGSKYNLVKSKHNGNFYAMINEPIKEIMTEDPISVKETALTKELVSLFVERYGGLPIVTKEDILITLVTERDLLSKLKDKLDKNLKIKDCMTKNPVLASLGQTLGDVAKVMLRNGFRRLPVASEGNLKGIITSTDFIKLIGSDWAFEKLKTGNIEEITDTRISELMNKDVKTLNPENSIIEAVDLILNNNFGAIPIVDPENPEKIVGIITEKDILSCFCK, from the coding sequence TTGAAAATAACTTCCGTAATTAATCCTGAAAAACAAATAATTAAATTATTCCCTACCACATCTATAATAGACGCATTAACTATTATGAACAACAAAAATGTAAGAAGATTAACTGTTGTTGATGCAGGAACCAATAGGGTAGTAGGTGTTTTAACAAATACGGACATAGTTAATCTATTTGGTGGCGGTTCAAAATATAACTTGGTTAAATCCAAACACAATGGAAACTTTTACGCAATGATAAACGAACCAATTAAAGAAATAATGACAGAAGACCCGATAAGTGTTAAAGAAACAGCTTTAACTAAAGAATTAGTTTCTTTATTCGTTGAGAGATATGGTGGCCTACCAATTGTTACAAAAGAGGACATATTGATAACTTTAGTTACAGAAAGAGATTTATTATCAAAATTAAAAGATAAATTAGATAAAAATTTAAAAATTAAGGATTGCATGACTAAAAATCCTGTACTAGCCTCATTGGGTCAAACTTTGGGCGATGTAGCCAAAGTAATGTTGAGAAATGGATTTAGAAGACTTCCAGTAGCTTCAGAGGGTAATTTAAAAGGAATTATTACCTCTACGGACTTTATAAAATTAATTGGTAGTGATTGGGCGTTTGAAAAACTTAAAACGGGCAATATTGAAGAAATAACGGATACAAGAATTAGTGAACTTATGAATAAGGATGTTAAAACATTGAATCCAGAAAATAGTATTATAGAAGCAGTTGATTTAATACTAAACAATAATTTCGGAGCAATTCCTATTGTAGACCCAGAAAATCCTGAAAAAATAGTGGGTATCATAACTGAAAAAGATATTTTATCTTGCTTTTGCAAATAA